The Deltaproteobacteria bacterium genome has a window encoding:
- a CDS encoding enolase, with protein sequence MKFISASIYSMALPFKRKFQHSLSARAFSDSFVLSLTTDTGITGYGEGVARPYVTGETPEESVKYIESTLLPFISSLDIPHYPSRADCLGALRQLSEALPVIGRDRIIAWNAAKCAVELAVVDCLLREHNLSLANLLPPQRAELKYSVVIGAFDERATRQAAEFCRDSGISQIKIKVGVGDDLARVRLVREIVGSHVSIRIDANGAFDFESALSVIDALADFGIAAIEQPLPRGDVLALAALTARSAIPVIVDESLIALEDANELIALRATSIFNLRLSKNGGIFSTLALAAKADSAGLGIQLGCQVGETAILSAAGRHVAACLPRLDFLEGSYGELLLEADLSLEPVAFSHGGRAKLLTGKGLGIEVCPKRLERYAREVRRIGF encoded by the coding sequence ATGAAGTTTATTTCTGCTAGCATTTATTCTATGGCCCTGCCATTTAAGCGCAAATTTCAGCACAGTTTAAGTGCCCGCGCATTTTCGGATTCATTTGTCCTTAGCTTGACTACGGATACCGGTATTACGGGATATGGCGAAGGTGTAGCTAGGCCCTATGTGACTGGGGAAACTCCCGAGGAGAGCGTCAAATATATTGAGTCAACGCTTCTTCCTTTCATCTCGTCGCTTGACATACCGCACTACCCAAGCCGCGCCGATTGTTTAGGCGCGCTGCGTCAACTGAGCGAAGCACTTCCGGTCATTGGCAGAGACAGGATTATAGCCTGGAACGCCGCAAAATGCGCGGTAGAGCTTGCGGTAGTAGATTGCTTGCTTCGCGAGCACAATTTAAGTCTAGCTAACCTGCTTCCCCCTCAAAGAGCGGAGCTTAAATATTCCGTAGTTATTGGCGCCTTTGACGAAAGAGCGACGAGGCAAGCTGCCGAGTTTTGTCGCGATAGTGGCATTTCGCAAATAAAAATAAAAGTTGGGGTTGGCGACGATCTAGCTCGTGTTCGGCTAGTTCGCGAAATAGTTGGGAGCCATGTTTCTATCCGCATTGATGCTAATGGGGCTTTTGACTTCGAATCGGCGCTTAGCGTCATTGACGCTTTGGCTGATTTTGGCATAGCTGCCATTGAGCAGCCCCTGCCCCGAGGGGATGTGTTAGCCCTGGCCGCTTTAACTGCTCGGTCAGCAATACCCGTAATAGTAGACGAGTCGCTAATTGCGCTTGAGGATGCAAATGAACTTATTGCCCTGCGAGCCACAAGTATTTTTAACTTGCGCCTTTCAAAAAATGGCGGGATTTTTTCCACCCTTGCGCTGGCAGCTAAGGCAGATTCGGCCGGCCTGGGGATCCAGCTTGGCTGCCAAGTAGGCGAAACTGCGATCCTCTCTGCTGCAGGCCGACACGTTGCCGCGTGTTTGCCGCGCTTAGACTTTTTAGAGGGCTCTTACGGCGAGCTTCTTTTAGAGGCAGACCTATCGCTAGAGCCCGTAGCTTTTTCGCATGGAGGACGCGCCAAACTGTTGACCGGCAAAGGCTTGGGAATTGAGGTCTGCCCTAAGCGGCTAGAGAGATATGCGAGGGAGGTTCGTAGGATCGGTTTCTAA